From the genome of Miscanthus floridulus cultivar M001 chromosome 10, ASM1932011v1, whole genome shotgun sequence, one region includes:
- the LOC136487933 gene encoding GDSL esterase/lipase At5g03610-like, with the protein MRKTLLVVCFLLILTAGSLHVECRRHRERRRKDYTLFVFGDSFVDAGNLPKSSGRSRVSRGWYYPYGSSDSSHGNQATGRLSDGLVQSDFLAQMLGMDESPPVFSTLRTRAEVENGINFAVPFSGVMNGRQEEQLSLREQISQFGEFVDHGSVDDKQLENSVALLSVSNGHDYSHVSDTTSDRQLDAYIDDVTDGIVEGVKRLQEIGVSKVLVNSMPPLGCSPWRARQSVGYAQCDGAGNTLATTHNRLLRRKLDGLEDVHVLDLYNAFNSLARSMSGSTPCCDTSDHNAYCGQLDGNGRAQYTVCASPGDSFYWDNENPTQAGWEAVMDRLQANIQDFLAA; encoded by the exons ATGAGGAAAACCCTTTTGGTTGTGtgcttcctcctcatcctcaccgCAGGTAGCCTCCACGTTGAGTGCCGGCGCCACCGCGAACGGCGGCGGAAGGACTACACGCTCTTCGTCTTCGGCGATTCCTTCGTCGATGCCGGCAACCTCCCTAAATCATCAGGGAGGAGTAGAGTGTCGCGTGGGTGGTACTACCCCTACGGGAGCTCTGACTCGTCCCATGGCAACCAAGCAACCGGCCGCCTCTCCGACGGTCTAGTGCAGTCGGATTTCCTGG CACAGATGCTGGGGATGGATGAGTCCCCTCCGGTGTTCAGCACCCTACGCACCAGGGCTGAGGTTGAGAATGGCATCAACTTCGCCGTGCCCTTCTCCGGCGTCATGAACGGGCGACAGGAGGAGCAGCTGTCCCTGCGCGAGCAGATCAGCCAGTTTGGTGAATTTGTGGATCACGGATCCGTCGACGACAAGCAGCTAGAGAATTCAGTCGCGCTTCTGTCCGTCTCCAACGGCCACGACTACTCGCACGTCAGCGACACCACCAGCGACCGccaa CTCGAcgcctacatcgacgacgtgaCAGACGGCATCGTCGAGGGCGTCAAAAGGCTACAGGAGATCGGTGTGTCCAAGGTGCTGGTGAACTCCATGCCCCCGCTTGGCTGCTCGCCATGGCGCGCCAGGCAGTCCGTCGGCTACGCGCAGTGTGACGGTGCCGGCAACACGCTCGCCACCACCCACAACAGGCTTCTCAGGCGCAAGCTGGATGGGCTGGAAGACGTCCACGTCCTCGACCTCTACAACGCCTTCAACAGCCTTGCCCGATCCATGTCCG GCTCCACGCCGTGCTGTGACACCTCCGACCACAACGCCTACTGTGGCCAGCTCGACGGCAACGGCAGAGCTCAGTACACCGTCTGCGCCAGCCCCGGCGACTCCTTCTACTGGGACAACGAGAACCCTACCCAAGCTGGATGGGAGGCCGTAATGGATCGACTGCAAGCAAACATCCAGGACTTCCTGGCCGCCTAG